From Brassica oleracea var. oleracea cultivar TO1000 chromosome C3, BOL, whole genome shotgun sequence, a single genomic window includes:
- the LOC106328099 gene encoding protein NRT1/ PTR FAMILY 2.10-like, whose protein sequence is MKSRVVLSHRERRDKHNYTQIETMERKPFDVETTEDHKPYSSVDGGGSDSVDSFEDEQKKLVYRGWKVMPFIIGNETFEKIGIIGTLSNLLVYLTSVFNLQSVTAATIINAFSGTINFGTFLAAFLCDTYFGRYKTLSVAVIACFLGSLVILLTAAVPGLHPIPCGTQSSCQGPSEGQIAFLLMGLALLVVGAGGIRPCNLAFGADQFNPKSESGKKGINSFFNWYFFTFTFAQIISLTLVVYIQSNVSWTIGLSIPVGLMFLACVIFFAGHKLYVKVKASGSPLAGIGHVIAAAIKKRGLKPVKQPWIDLYNHIPPNYANSTLKYTDQLRFLDKAAIMTPEDKLNSDGTASDPWKLCTMQKVEEVKCILRVIPIWFACAIYYLAISMQMTYPVFQALQSDRLLGSGGFKIPAATYVVFLMSGMTVFIIIYDRVLVPSLKRVTGLDTGITLLQRIGAGIFFAVLSLLVSGFIEERRRTFALTRPTLGSEPRTGEISSMSAMWLIPQLVLAGVAEAFAAIGQMEFYYKQFPENMKSFAGSIFYVGGGVSSYLASFLISTVHRTTEHSPTGNWLAEDLNKAKLDYFYFMLTGLMFVNFLYFLLMARWYRYKGTHDEVSYVVDTVDEETKQQDKNSV, encoded by the exons ATGAAGAGCAGAGTCGTCCTCAGCCATAGAGAGAGAAGAGATAAGCATAATTATACACAGATTGAAACAATGGAGAGAAAGCCCTTTGATGTTGAGACAACTGAGGATCACAAACCCTACTCCTCCGTCGATGGCGGTGGTTCTGATTCGGTCGATTCATTTGAAGACGAGCAGAAAAAGCTCGTTTATAGAGGCTGGAAAGTCATGCCCTTTATCATTG GTAATGAGACATTTGAGAAGATAGGGATCATTGGGACACTATCAAACCTTCTGGTGTACCTAACTTCAGTATTCAACCTTCAGAGTGTTACAGCTGCAACCATCATCAACGCCTTCAGTGGCACTATCAATTTCGGCACTTTCCTCGCTGCTTTCCTCTGCGACACTTACTTTGGTCGCTACAAGACTCTCTCTGTTGCTGTCATCGCCTGTTTTCTG GGATCGCTTGTGATACTACTGACGGCTGCAGTTCCAGGATTGCACCCTATTCCTTGTGGAACACAAAGTTCTTGCCAAGGCCCAAGCGAGGGCCAGATTGCGTTTCTGCTGATGGGTTTAGCGCTTCTTGTGGTGGGTGCTGGTGGAATCAGGCCGTGTAACTTGGCCTTTGGTGCTGACCAGTTCAACCCCAAGTCAGAATCTGGAAAGAAAGGAATCAACAGTTTCTTCAACTGGTACTTCTTCACTTTCACGTTCGCGCAGATCATCTCCCTCACGCTAGTTGTGTATATCCAGTCAAATGTGAGCTGGACCATCGGTTTGAGTATCCCTGTGGGTCTTATGTTCTTGGCCTGCGTCATTTTCTTTGCTGGTCACAAACTGTATGTGAAAGTGAAAGCCTCTGGTAGTCCATTGGCTGGTATAGGTCATGTTATAGCCGCAGCTATCAAGAAACGTGGCTTGAAGCCAGTTAAGCAGCCTTGGATCGATCTTTACAACCACATTCCTCCTAACTATGCAAACTCTACTCTTAAATACACCGACCAGCTTAG GTTTCTAGACAAAGCAGCGATTATGACCCCTGAGGACAAGTTGAACTCGGATGGAACGGCTTCGGATCCATGGAAATTATGTACGATGCAGAAAGTGGAAGAAGTGAAATGCATTTTAAGAGTGATTCCAATCTGGTTCGCATGCGCCATTTACTACCTTGCAATAAGTATGCAAATGACTTATCCAGTCTTCCAAGCTCTCCAGAGCGACAGGCTATTAGGTTCAGGTGGCTTCAAGATTCCAGCCGCCACCTATGTCGTGTTCTTGATGTCTGGTATGACGGTTTTCATCATAATCTACGACCGTGTCCTTGTCCCCTCGCTCAAAAGAGTGACCGGTCTAGACACGGGGATAACACTCTTACAAAGAATAGGAGCTGGCATTTTCTTTGCCGTGTTGAGTTTATTGGTCTCCGGGTTTATAGAGGAACGTAGAAGAACCTTTGCGCTGACACGACCTACGCTCGGGTCGGAGCCTCGAACAGGAGAGATCTCCTCAATGTCAGCGATGTGGCTGATTCCGCAGCTGGTGCTTGCAGGGGTAGCAGAAGCTTTTGCAGCCATTGGGCAAATGGAGTTTTACTACAAGCAGTTTCCTGAAAACATGAAGAGCTTTGCGGGTTCTATCTTCTATGTCGGTGGAGGAGTTTCTAGCTACCTCGCTAGCTTCTTGATCTCGACTGTTCATAGAACAACTGAGCATTCACCTACGGGGAATTGGTTAGCTGAGGATCTGAACAAAGCGAAGCTGGACTACTTCTATTTCATGCTCACAGGACTCATGTTTGTCAACTTTCTTTACTTCTTGTTAATGGCTAGATGGTATAGATACAAAGGCACTCATGATGAAGTCAGTTATGTGGTTGACACTGTTGACGAAGAGACGAAGCAACAAGACAAGAACTCTGTCTGA
- the LOC106330612 gene encoding zinc finger BED domain-containing protein RICESLEEPER 2-like, with protein sequence MELILCFAIRNTPGSAQAGTGAWKINEMIFREMIYLAIVEHRRVREGFQYANPIIKFWYRNIAVADVISVLLLTLDANWNLRAEILSFCAFRPPHYGPAIAMKLMELIKEWGLYKKVFTITVDNAFSNDNMQGVLKRCAAHILNLIVQDGLAVISEALEKIRDSVKYVKVTESRELLFQGCVETVGIVKKGGLVLDVTTWWNSTYLMLSWVLYYKEAFRNLAEIETSYQSLPTESKWLRTELICGLLHPFDQMTNLISGSSYPTSNLYFMELWKIQSWLRSNEFCENEVIGEMVASMKVKFDKYWTDYSDILVIAAVLDPSLKLKV encoded by the exons ATGGAACTAATACTATGCTTCGCCATTCGAAACACCCCTGGTAGTGCCCAAGCTGGAACTGGTGCTTGGAAGATCAATGAGATGATATTTCGAGAAATGATTTATTTGGCTATTGTCGAGCATAGAAGGGTTAGGGAAGGTTTTCAGTATGCCAACCCGATCATCAAGTTCTGGTATAGGAACATAGCAGTTGCAGAT GTTATCTCTGTCTTACTGCTGACTCTTGATGCTAACTGGAACCTTAGAGCTGAGATCCTCTCTTTTTGCGCTTTTCGTCCACCCCATTATGGTCCTGCCATTGCCATGAAACTGATGGAGCTGATTAAAGAATGGGGTTTGTATAAGAAGGTCTTCACAATAACCGTAGACAATGCTTTCTCTAATGACAACATGCAAGGAGTTCTAAAGAG ATGTGCTGCACATATTCTGAACCTTATTGTCCAAGATGGATTAGCTGTAATAAGTGAGGCCTTGGAGAAGATCAGGGACAGCGTTAAATATGTCAAGGTTACCGAGTCTAGAGAGCTGTTGTTTCAAGGCTGCGTGGAGACTGTTGGGATTGTTAAGAAAGGGGGTTTAGTTTTAGATGTTACTACATGGTGGAACTCAACCTATCTGATGCTGTCTTGGGTTCTTTACTACAAAGAGGCATTTAGGAACCTTGCAGAAATCGAGACAAGTTACCAGAGTTTACCTACAGAGTCAAAGTGGTTAAGAACAGAGCTGATTTGTGGTTTATTACATCCGTTTGATCAGATGACAAATCTCATTTCCGGCTCTTCTTACCCTACATCGAATCTGTACTTTATGGAACTATGGAAAATTCAAAGTTGGTTGAGATCAAACGAGTTCTGTGAAAATGAAGTGATTGGTGAAATGGTGGCTTCAATGAAGGTCAAATTCGATAAGTATTGGACTGACTACAGCGATATTCTAGTCATTGCAGCAGTGTTAGATCCTAGTCTAAAGCTTAAGGTTTAG